In Paenibacillus sp. BIC5C1, a genomic segment contains:
- a CDS encoding protein adenylyltransferase SelO, which yields MQQDTRIEGWHFDNSYARLPQTFFTVQGAVPVQSPKMIIFNSSLAASLGLNVEVLNSDEGAEVFAGNLIPKGAEPLAQAYAGHQFGNFNMLGDGRALLLGEQITPQGERVDIQLKGSGRTPYSRGGDGRAAVGPMLREYIISEAMHALGIPTTRSLAVVSTGENITRETERPGAILTRVASSHLRVATFQYAASGASTNDLRALADYTIERHFPEISSPDNRYLQLLQEVIRRQASLIAKWQQVGFIHGVMNTDNMSICGETIDYGPCAFMDAYNPATVFSSIDTQGRYAYGNQPYIGGWNLARFAETLLPLLHEDEEQAVQIAQDAIAQFSELYHHHWLSGMRSKLGLFNEEAEDEALIRDLLELMEKHSADYTNTFLALTFDTVKGAPLFDTSEFAEWNERRQARLGRQQEGKEESQRLMKSNNPAVIPRNHRVEEALDQAENHGNLSVMEKLLAVLSNPFAHSPEQAEYAELPTQCDTSYRTFCGT from the coding sequence ATGCAACAAGATACACGAATAGAAGGATGGCATTTCGATAACAGTTATGCACGTTTGCCGCAGACCTTTTTCACGGTTCAGGGAGCGGTACCCGTTCAATCACCGAAGATGATCATCTTCAATTCATCGCTTGCAGCCAGCCTGGGACTGAATGTGGAGGTTCTCAACAGTGATGAAGGAGCGGAGGTGTTTGCAGGCAACCTGATACCGAAAGGTGCCGAGCCTCTGGCTCAGGCCTATGCGGGTCATCAATTCGGTAATTTTAACATGCTTGGTGATGGACGTGCTTTACTGCTGGGAGAACAGATCACGCCACAAGGCGAGCGAGTGGATATTCAGCTGAAAGGATCGGGAAGAACACCATACTCTCGCGGAGGGGATGGACGTGCTGCCGTGGGGCCCATGCTGCGTGAGTATATTATTAGTGAAGCGATGCATGCACTCGGCATTCCTACAACGCGAAGTCTGGCGGTCGTATCTACTGGAGAAAACATTACACGAGAAACAGAGCGACCTGGTGCAATCCTGACGCGAGTGGCTTCAAGTCATCTACGTGTGGCAACCTTCCAATACGCAGCCAGTGGTGCATCAACGAATGATCTCCGGGCACTGGCTGATTATACGATAGAACGGCATTTTCCTGAAATCTCCTCACCGGATAACCGTTATCTTCAGTTGCTTCAGGAAGTCATCCGGCGGCAGGCTTCACTTATTGCTAAGTGGCAGCAGGTTGGTTTCATTCATGGCGTAATGAATACGGATAATATGTCCATCTGCGGTGAAACCATCGATTATGGGCCGTGTGCATTTATGGATGCCTACAATCCAGCGACGGTATTTAGCTCGATCGACACGCAAGGTCGGTATGCTTATGGAAATCAACCGTATATTGGCGGCTGGAATCTGGCTCGGTTTGCCGAGACACTTCTGCCACTGCTGCATGAGGATGAAGAACAGGCTGTACAAATCGCCCAGGATGCTATTGCACAATTCTCAGAATTGTATCATCACCACTGGCTCTCGGGAATGCGGAGCAAGCTGGGCTTGTTTAATGAAGAGGCTGAGGATGAAGCGCTAATCAGGGATCTTCTTGAACTGATGGAGAAGCATAGTGCAGATTATACGAATACGTTTCTCGCACTTACCTTTGATACGGTTAAGGGAGCTCCCTTGTTCGACACTTCTGAGTTTGCGGAATGGAATGAGCGTCGCCAGGCAAGATTAGGCAGACAGCAGGAAGGGAAAGAAGAATCGCAACGATTGATGAAATCGAACAATCCGGCGGTGATTCCTCGTAATCATCGGGTGGAAGAAGCACTGGACCAAGCGGAGAATCACGGAAATCTTAGTGTGATGGAAAAGCTTCTCGCTGTCCTATCAAACCCATTTGCACATTCTCCCGAACAGGCTGAGTACGCGGAACTGCCTACGCAATGCGATACCTCCTACCGGACTTTTTGTGGAACCTGA
- a CDS encoding nucleobase:cation symporter-2 family protein, with protein sequence MRETKRMRIFSLGIQHVLAMYAGAILVPLLVGRALNLTAEQLAYLVSIDLLTCGIATWLQARKGKYLGIGLPAVLGSSFVAVTPMIAIGSQYGIPAIYGSIIAAGIFIVICAVFFSKIVKLFPPVVIGTVVTIIGLALIPTGIKNMAGGANSENFGSLDNLALSFGVLLFILVLNRYARGFVKSLAVLLGIIVGTLVAALMGKVNFSSVQEASWFHLPQPFYFGWPTFEIGPIITMIIVGTVVIIESTGVFMALSKICDQPINEKDLARGYRAEGLAFVLGGIFNAFPYNTFAQNVGLVQLSKVKTTNVVVAAGGILIFLGLIPKVAAFATIIPSAVLGGATVVLFGMVVSSGVKMLQHVDFSKQSNLLIVACSVSLGLGVTAVPDLFAQLPQSIRIIVGDGIITGSLCAILLNIFFNLGFKKESLPVQPAQAQEAHT encoded by the coding sequence ATGAGAGAAACCAAGAGAATGAGGATTTTTTCACTGGGAATTCAGCACGTATTGGCGATGTATGCCGGGGCCATTTTGGTTCCGCTGCTTGTGGGAAGGGCTTTAAACCTGACTGCAGAACAATTGGCGTACCTGGTATCAATTGACCTGTTAACCTGTGGTATCGCGACATGGCTTCAGGCACGCAAAGGGAAGTATTTGGGAATTGGCTTGCCAGCGGTTCTTGGAAGCTCATTTGTTGCTGTGACTCCGATGATTGCGATTGGATCACAATATGGAATTCCAGCCATTTACGGTTCCATCATAGCAGCAGGCATATTCATCGTTATATGTGCTGTCTTCTTTAGTAAAATTGTCAAGCTGTTCCCTCCCGTCGTGATTGGAACAGTTGTAACCATTATTGGTTTGGCATTGATTCCAACGGGCATCAAAAACATGGCAGGCGGGGCAAACAGCGAAAATTTCGGAAGCTTAGATAATCTGGCTCTCTCATTCGGGGTATTGCTTTTTATTCTGGTGCTGAATCGATATGCTCGCGGCTTTGTCAAATCCCTTGCGGTTCTCCTCGGTATTATTGTGGGTACCCTCGTGGCTGCCCTCATGGGAAAAGTGAATTTCAGTTCTGTACAGGAAGCCTCCTGGTTCCATTTGCCCCAGCCCTTTTACTTTGGATGGCCTACCTTCGAAATCGGTCCGATCATTACCATGATTATTGTCGGCACGGTTGTCATTATTGAGTCTACAGGTGTGTTTATGGCCTTGAGCAAAATCTGTGATCAACCAATTAATGAAAAGGATCTGGCACGAGGATACCGCGCAGAAGGTCTGGCATTTGTGCTTGGTGGCATCTTCAATGCTTTTCCTTATAACACATTTGCCCAGAATGTCGGTTTGGTTCAGCTCTCCAAAGTGAAAACAACCAATGTGGTTGTTGCAGCCGGAGGTATTCTGATTTTTCTCGGACTCATCCCCAAAGTTGCGGCATTCGCAACGATTATCCCCAGCGCGGTACTCGGAGGGGCAACGGTGGTTCTGTTCGGCATGGTGGTCTCATCTGGGGTTAAAATGCTGCAACATGTGGATTTCAGCAAGCAATCCAATCTGTTAATCGTTGCTTGTTCGGTTTCACTCGGTCTTGGCGTCACGGCTGTGCCTGATCTGTTTGCCCAGCTGCCTCAAAGTATCCGCATTATTGTTGGTGATGGTATTATCACAGGCAGTCTGTGCGCCATTCTGCTCAATATCTTCTTTAATCTCGGATTCAAAAAAGAGAGTCTGCCCGTACAGCCCGCACAGGCTCAAGAAGCACATACGTAA
- a CDS encoding Dabb family protein encodes MYEHLVVFKLIDTITPVKQQELVAQLLALQEQIPGIVDLTAGINVTEETDHIQGFTLGLRVTFEDQEALRAYGPHPAHQSFVTSLNEWVENVIVVDYPI; translated from the coding sequence ATGTATGAACATTTGGTCGTATTCAAATTAATCGATACAATCACTCCGGTCAAACAGCAGGAATTGGTGGCTCAACTGCTCGCGTTACAGGAACAGATCCCTGGAATTGTGGATCTTACCGCAGGCATTAATGTAACAGAGGAGACAGATCATATTCAGGGCTTCACACTTGGCCTGAGAGTGACGTTTGAAGATCAGGAAGCGCTGCGAGCTTATGGCCCGCATCCTGCTCATCAGTCTTTTGTAACTTCCTTGAATGAGTGGGTGGAGAATGTGATTGTTGTCGATTATCCGATCTGA
- a CDS encoding PadR family transcriptional regulator gives MSIQIFILGALSEGNYYPYDIKKRIGKHLDQTDAKITEGTIYYNFEVLLKKGLIEKVETIQTENRPDKTTYGITEKGRQSLEESIYKVFQKFTNIQSLYAALVHLDKVDNQKIAYLIEDIIEKMNKKLEYIDSHTPQEIDVQEDLKDALLLMRDHAYHSIQSDMIWLQKLLHHVQSRVLKS, from the coding sequence ATGTCGATTCAAATATTTATACTCGGTGCACTAAGTGAGGGGAACTATTACCCCTATGATATTAAGAAACGAATAGGGAAACATCTGGATCAAACGGATGCCAAGATTACGGAAGGCACCATTTATTATAATTTTGAAGTGTTGCTGAAGAAGGGCCTGATCGAGAAGGTAGAAACGATTCAAACAGAAAATCGACCGGACAAAACGACATATGGCATCACCGAAAAAGGACGTCAGTCCCTTGAAGAGAGCATATATAAGGTGTTCCAGAAGTTTACGAACATACAGTCCTTATATGCTGCTTTGGTCCATTTGGATAAGGTGGATAATCAGAAGATCGCTTATTTGATTGAGGATATTATTGAGAAGATGAATAAGAAACTGGAATATATTGATTCTCATACACCTCAGGAGATTGATGTGCAGGAGGATCTGAAAGATGCACTGTTGTTGATGCGAGATCACGCTTACCACTCCATTCAAAGTGATATGATCTGGCTTCAGAAGCTGCTGCATCATGTTCAGAGCAGAGTATTAAAAAGCTAA
- a CDS encoding YhgE/Pip domain-containing protein — MKNILKHGGVKAGIFMIVFYQIVMLTVFMSGYSAIPKNVTNLTVAIVNEDQQSGTEFVQQLQEQLPFTVVTNESLEQAKTGLEDREIHMIIRIPGDFTEKLSEQGGKAQLQYLINESNPTTITSSMKNVAAEITAQMGAQVQAQSFEGVLSSMQVPAEQSKQIVESTMGKVSSDIVLSNPQPAGMQNQMAPMFITMALYVGAMIYAMQSIGGMKQLQGEMGKWRAFFAMRGTNLLVSILAPLVGIGIYFMVQGYGVEVF; from the coding sequence GTGAAGAACATACTGAAGCATGGCGGAGTCAAGGCAGGCATATTTATGATCGTTTTTTACCAAATTGTAATGTTGACCGTTTTTATGTCAGGGTATAGCGCAATCCCCAAAAATGTAACCAATCTTACCGTTGCCATTGTCAACGAGGACCAGCAATCCGGTACTGAATTTGTACAACAATTGCAGGAACAATTGCCATTTACGGTAGTAACCAACGAATCATTGGAACAGGCAAAGACGGGGCTTGAAGACCGGGAAATCCATATGATCATACGTATACCGGGTGATTTTACGGAGAAACTGTCTGAACAGGGCGGTAAAGCTCAGCTCCAGTATCTGATTAATGAATCGAACCCAACAACAATCACGAGCTCCATGAAAAATGTTGCAGCTGAAATTACTGCGCAGATGGGCGCACAGGTTCAGGCACAGAGCTTCGAGGGTGTGCTGAGCAGCATGCAGGTTCCTGCAGAGCAATCGAAACAGATTGTGGAGTCTACTATGGGCAAAGTGTCATCGGACATTGTTCTGAGCAACCCTCAGCCAGCAGGCATGCAGAATCAGATGGCACCGATGTTTATCACGATGGCGCTCTATGTTGGAGCCATGATCTACGCGATGCAAAGTATTGGCGGAATGAAGCAACTGCAAGGAGAGATGGGGAAATGGAGAGCATTCTTTGCAATGCGAGGTACGAACCTGCTTGTTTCCATCCTTGCTCCACTTGTAGGGATTGGCATTTATTTTATGGTGCAGGGGTATGGAGTGGAAGTGTTTTGA
- a CDS encoding cytochrome P450 has protein sequence MTKSSIISLSEITNFQSKEEEFSPYRWYSSMLNQEPVIYNEETDSWHVFRYDLVKTVLNDHEHFSSVRKRSIVNVGYSSEEEGSDSEHHMPDKLDIHNVDPPEHRKRRSLLASAFTPRSLKLWEPRIEAVAEELIREFEDQSEVDIVEAYTSMFPVIIMSDLLGIPSKDRHLFKDWVDTMFMPTTDATFDQINEMKKIAGEEYFKYLYPFVVSKRSNLGEDIISDLIQVELDGEHFTDEEIVRTTMFILGAGIETTSNLLANSFYALLYDQPELYAELRDNLELVPAAVEEMLRYRFHISKMDRMVKEDNSVLGVELKKGDAIVAWMSAANMDENMFEDPFTLNIHRSNNNKQLAFGFGTHFCLGAPLARLEGKIVLSTFLKTFTKIEPVAGFNLEDNLTPSAAGQSLTSLPLKLYK, from the coding sequence ATGACGAAGAGCTCTATTATTTCTCTGTCAGAAATCACGAATTTCCAATCGAAAGAAGAAGAATTCAGTCCCTACCGTTGGTATAGCAGCATGTTGAATCAGGAACCTGTCATCTACAATGAAGAGACCGATTCCTGGCATGTATTCAGGTATGATCTTGTCAAAACCGTGCTTAATGATCACGAGCACTTCTCCAGTGTGAGAAAGAGATCAATTGTTAATGTGGGATATTCAAGCGAAGAAGAAGGTTCGGACAGCGAGCATCACATGCCGGACAAGCTGGATATTCACAACGTAGATCCGCCGGAACATCGCAAGCGGAGATCATTGCTGGCAAGTGCATTTACACCCCGAAGTCTCAAGCTCTGGGAACCAAGAATAGAGGCAGTGGCCGAAGAGCTGATCAGAGAATTTGAAGATCAATCGGAAGTGGACATTGTTGAAGCTTATACGAGCATGTTTCCTGTCATTATCATGTCCGACCTTCTCGGCATTCCTTCCAAAGATCGTCATTTGTTCAAGGATTGGGTGGACACCATGTTTATGCCTACTACCGATGCCACTTTTGATCAAATTAACGAAATGAAAAAAATTGCCGGGGAAGAATATTTCAAATACTTGTATCCCTTCGTTGTGTCCAAAAGATCCAATCTGGGAGAAGATATCATATCAGACCTGATCCAGGTTGAGCTCGATGGCGAGCACTTTACGGATGAAGAGATTGTGCGAACCACCATGTTTATTCTGGGCGCCGGCATAGAAACCACAAGCAACCTGCTGGCCAACTCGTTCTACGCCCTTCTATATGACCAACCGGAATTGTATGCCGAACTCAGGGATAATCTGGAGCTTGTTCCGGCCGCAGTAGAGGAAATGCTGAGATATCGCTTTCACATCAGTAAAATGGACCGCATGGTCAAAGAGGATAACAGTGTCCTTGGTGTTGAGCTGAAAAAGGGAGACGCTATCGTGGCGTGGATGAGTGCAGCCAATATGGATGAGAACATGTTTGAAGATCCGTTCACCTTAAATATTCATCGATCAAACAATAATAAACAGCTTGCGTTTGGTTTTGGTACTCACTTCTGTCTGGGGGCTCCTCTGGCCCGTTTGGAGGGTAAAATTGTGCTGAGCACCTTCCTGAAAACGTTCACCAAAATTGAACCCGTGGCAGGATTCAATCTGGAGGATAACCTGACTCCTTCTGCGGCAGGACAGTCTTTAACAAGTCTGCCTTTGAAGCTGTATAAGTAA